The DNA region AGATCGCGCCGGTGCCGTAATCCATCAAGATGAAGTTTGCGATATAGACGGGCAATTGTGCGGCCGTATCGAAGGGGTGGCGCACCTTCAGGCCGGTGTCGAATCCCAGCTTTTCCGCCGTCTCAACCTCTGCCGCTGTGGTGCCGCCCTTGCGGCATTCGGCACAGAAGGCGGCGATGTCCTCGGATTCGCTCTCCAATTGCTTGGCGATGGCGTGATCGGGGGAGATCCCTACAAAGCTGGCGCCCAACAGAGTGTCGGGGCGCGTGGTGTAGACGTCCACCCGGTCATGGCCGCCCACGGGCTCCACCAGACCGAATGCAAATTGCAGCCCGCGCGATTTGCCGATCCAGTTGGCCTGCATCAGCTTCACCTTGGCGGGCCAGTCGTCCAGCCCGTCCAGCGCCTCCAGCAGCTCGTCCGAATAGTCGGAGATCTTGAAGAACCATTGCGTCAGTTCCTTGCGCTCCACCTCTGCGCCGGATCGCCAGCCCTTGCCGTCTTCCACCTGCTCATTGGCCAGCACCGTCATATCGACCGGATCCCAGTTCACGACGGCGTTCTTGCGGTCGATCAGACCGGCCTCCATCATGTCGATGAACAACGCCTGCTGCTGGCCGTAATAGTCCGGGTCACAGGTCGCCAGATCGCGGGACCAATCGATGGAAAAGCCAAGCGGACGCATCTGGTCGCGCATGTCGTCCATGTTCTTGTAGGTCCAGTCCTTGGGGTGAATGCCCCGGTCCATCGCCGCGTTCTCCGCCGCCAGACCAAAGGCATCGAACCCCATCGGGTGCAGAACGTTGTGGCCCATCGCCTTTTTGTGGCGCGCGATGACATCGCCCATCGTGTAGTTGCGCACGTGCCCGATATGGATGCGGCCCGACGGATAGGGGAACATCTCCAACACGTAATATTTGGGCTTGTTGCCCTCCATGCTTGCCGTGAATGTCCCGGCCTCGGCCCAGGCTTTCTGCCATTTCGGCTCGATCATCGAGGGGTCGTAGCGGGACATCGTTGTATTCCTTGGGGCGGGTAGACATGAAAACGCCGGGCAAGTTGGCCCGGCGTGTTGTTAAGCGACAGCGGTGGGCAGGTCTAGAGATTGCCGTCAGCGACCCGAAGTTGGCGGGCACGGGTCAGAATCGCATCTTCCACCTGGCGTGCGGTTTCCCGGCTGACGGCCGATCCGCCGCGTCCCTGCAACGCCACGCGGAGGGACCGCGCTTCAAGGGCGGGATCGCTGACATAGACGGTCGCGCGGTAGGCGCGGTTGCCACCCGGAGGGGTCGCGTAATCAAACACGAGAATGCCGGTGAAAGGATCGGCGGCTTCCAGCGGCATGAAATCCAGGATCTCCAGCGACGCGCGCCACAGGTAGCGGTTCACTTCCACCGTGACCGACGGATCATCGTTATTGCCGAAGAGATCCCAGATCGTCTCCCGGCTGGGATCAGCCAGCAAACCGTCGCGGCGCAGGGTCTCATTCGAGGCTTCGCGGTTGTTGGCCAAACCGTTGCACGCGGCCAGTGCCCCGATCACCACGGCCAAGCCAAGATAGTTTGCAAATCGTTTCAACATCTTCACCGGTCCCGCCCAAGTTGCTTGGCGACTTTTATAGAAGCGCCCTGCATGCGGCAAGGGGCGGCGTTCTATACATAAGGTGCAGCACGCCGGTGCAGAGGCAGCACAGATGCCGCGCCGCGACGGGCCGCGTCCTACATGACACATCTAAATAGCGTCTGTCGCCAGGTCTCGATTCGCAATCAGGGGGGTCGGAGGGGCCCATTGGCCTCGTTTTCCATGGCCGCCCCAGACCGTCCGCCGACCCCTTGATACTCCGTGTGTTTGCCTGTGCGTGAGGGACTGCGAGACCCCTAAGTCCAATTAACGTTTGATTTATTGGGGGTGGGCCGATCTGGCCGCGAGAGTGCACTGTGACATGTCTGCACCACGCAAAACCCAACCTTTGAGGCGTCTCCGAGCCATTCTTGCAATCAAAGAGGTGAAAGGCGAAACACCATGCATACCCAATTCGGGCGTTCCGCTTTGGGGTTAAGTTTTTCAAGTGAACACAAGGGAAAAACCATGAAAAAGGTTCTCTTCGCAACCACGGCGCTGATCGCGACCGCTGGCATTGCAGCAGCCGATGGCCACACCGGCGTCGCGCTGTCCGGTTCCGCCGAAATGGGCGTCATCGGTGGCGACAACACCAACACTCAGTTCTGGACGCACGTTGACGTGACGTTCACGCTCTCCGGCGAAACCGACGGCGGCATCACTTTTGGTGCAGCAGTTGATCTCGACGAAGCTGGCGACGCAATCGACACCGCAGACGGCCGTGACGGCGTTGCGATCTTCATCTCCGGCGACTTCGGTACGCTGACGATGGGTGACACCGATGGCGCTCTCGACTTCGCTATGCAGGAAGTTGCAGTCAACAACGCTGGTTCCATCGCGGACGACGAGACGGCCCACGGCGGCTACCTCGGCTCCTACGGTGACGGCGCATATGACGGCCAGATCCTGCGTTACGACTACTCCATCGCTGACTTCGCGTTCGCAGTGTCCGTTGAGCTCGACGACGCCGACGTTCGTGACGTTGGTTACGCCTTGGGTGCAACCTACAACCTCTCCTTCGGTGGCGGTTCCGCTACCTTCGGTGCTGGTGTTCAGTTCATCGACGCGGTTAACTACAACCCCGGCAACACCAACGCATTCACCGGCCAGGATCTGGACGGCGAGTACCTGATCTACGGTGTGTCCGCATCTGTGTCCCTCGACAACGGCCTGGCCGTTGGCATCGCCTACACGGACTATCAGTCCGAAGAGGCTGTTGCTGATGACGAGTACACGCATATCGGTTTCGGCGCGGGTTACACCTTCGACGCAATCACCGTGTCCGCCAACTACGGCATGTGGGAAATCGACGCCGACGGCGCCGCACCTGACGAAGAGATCACGGGTTACGGCCTCGCCGCTGCCTATGACTTCGGTGGCGGTCTCTCCGCTCACCTCGGTTACAACATGACCGAGACGGATGCTCCTGCTGGCGCAGACAACTCCACCTGGTCCCTGGGCCTGGCAATGTCCTTCTAATCCAACCGGATTAGTTCGATTTGGGAAGAGCGGGCCTTGTGCCCGCTCTTTTCTTTTGGTGAACCTGCCTGCATGGCATTGTCTGATATCACCACCCGCCTCGCCGCTTGCGCAGAGACCCATGGCCGCGCTGCAGCCGACATCACCTTGATTGCTGTCTCCAAAGTTCAACCGACCGAGCGGGTCGACGCCGTCCTGACGGAGGGCCACCGTATCTTTGGAGAGAATCGCGTGCAGGAGGCCCAGGGGCGCTGGCCGGATTTTCAGGCGCGCTTTGACGGTATCGATCTGCATCTCATCGGGCCGTTACAAACCAACAAGGCCCGCCAAGCGGTGGAGATGTTCGGCACCATTCACACAGTGGACCGCCCCAAACTCGCCAAGACCCTGGCCCGTTTGGCGCAGGAGCGTGGCACAAGCCCGGATCTTTTTATCCAGGTGAATACCGGGGAAGAACCTCAGAAGGCCGGCTGCCTTCCATCCGAGGCCGATGCCTTCATCGCAGATGCGCGCGCCATGGACCTCCCTCTGCTGGGCTTGATGTGTATCCCCCCGGTGGATGAAGAGCCGTCGCTGCACTTCGCCCTTCTGGCAAAGATCGCCAAACGAAACGGACTTTCGGGCCTGTCGATGGGCATGTCGTCTGATTTTGAGACGGCGATTGCCCAGGGCGCCACCCATATCCGTGTGGGCTCTGCCATCTTTGGGGAACGAACGCCTGTGTAGGGTAGGTTTATCCCGTTGCCCGCGCCATCGGCGGGGCGAACCCTCGCCAAGTCACCTCGCCAATGTGTCGGGAACGATCAACCGCGTGCCATGGTTGATTCGCGGTACGATCCAGCGCAAATGACGCCGGCTGACGGCCACGCAGCCCTCGGTAGAGCGCCCGGGTCCACGCCATTGGTGGATGAAGATGGCAGACCCCCGGCCAGGTTGCGCCTCGGGCCAGTTCCAATCGGTGATCAACACAATGTCATAAAGCGGATCGCCACGGGCCAGCCGCTCGGCGGTTCCCATGTAGGGCCTGCGCACCATCAGATTGTAATCGTCCGACGCCTCATCATCTGACCAAAGGTCGTTGGGGCCGATCGGCACCGCCCAATCGCAGGGTTTGGGTCCCCGGTCCGCGCGGTAGAGGCACCCAACGATCCGGTGCGTTCCCACGGGCGTGCCGCCATCGCCTTCCCGTTTGTCGCGCACGACACCGCCGCGCCCCACCGTGAAGGGCAGGCGCGCGCCCCAAAACCGTAAACCAGAGGGTGTCAGGACCAAATCTTCCGGGGACATGCCGCTGCTACACGCCTTCAACGACGTGCAGATCCGTGTTGGTGGCGGCTTCGGGGATCGCCTTCGCATTCCAGTAGCTTTGCGATTCGTAGAAGGCGCGCGCGGTGGCGATGTCACCGAACGCCACCACCACCGAGATCCCCGTCACCTTGCCGTCGCGCAGCTCGGGGTCGCGATCCCGAACCAACACGGAGCCACCATACTCCCCGATGACAGCGGCGGAGGCGTCGCCAAAGCGGGCGATCCGGTCCATATCGTGGGCGATGATGTGGCCTTTGGCCATCGTACTCTCCTCGCAGCCCCGCATTTTGCCAGGACCTTACAGCAAATGCCCTGATTTGGTGCGTTTCACCTGCAAATAGTCGGCATTGTGCCGGTTAGGGTCAATGATCAGCGGCACGCGCTCGGCCACATCTATGCCTTCCGCATCCATCATCTCGACCTTGCGGGGATTGTTGGTCATCAGGCGCACGGCGTCGAACCCCATGCGGCGTAGAAGATCCGCGCCGATGCGGAAGTCGCGTTCATCATCCTCAAAGCCAAGACGGTGATTGGCCTCGACCGTGTCAAACCCCTGATCCTGCAACGCATAGGCGCGCATCTTGTTGGCCAGCCCGATCCCGCGCCCCTCCTGGTTGAGGTATAGCAGCACGCCTTCCCCGATCCGCCCCATCTCGGCCAAAGCGGCGTGCAGCTGGGGGCCGCAATCGCATTTCAATGACCCAAGGACATCGCCGGTGAAACAGGCGGAATGCAGCCGCGCCAAAACAGGCCTGGAGCGGTCCGGGCGGCCGACCTCGATGGCGTAGTGTTCGATCCCGGCATTGTCGGGGCGGAAGATGTGCAGACGCCCGGCACCCGCCAGCGCCATCGGAAGACGCGCGGCGGCCACCGGTGACAGGGGCGCGGACATCGCCAAATCCTGGGCGGCCAGGTCGGCGGGCAGAATCGTCAGTCCCTCCGGCCAAGCGCTCACCTCGACGCCTGCGATTGCGGGCAGAAGCTGGGCGGATTTCGTCAGATCAAGGGCAATCCGGTGAAGGCTGGCATCGCCATCGCGATCCTCCCTGAACGGGCCACGCATCGGGGCGGACAGGTCACAGGCCGGGTCGGCCAGCTCTGCCAACCACCGCGCGCCCGCATCGGCGGGCATCGTGATCCGGGCAATGTCGCCGTCATAGATGCGGATCTTCAACGTCTCGGCCCGCCACCCGGTGATCGCGGCGGTGACTGGGCCGAGGGCACGCAGGGCCTCCAGCCGCGCATCGCTTGCCGTTTCGCAGGCCAGCACGATCAGCCCCGTACCGTCGCGGTCCAGCACAACGGGCAGTCCCACGCGCAGGTCACTGCGGGCGCGCGCCACAAGGTCCGATATGGAGGGCAACAAACTCATCGCCCACACATAGCCCGCAAAGTCCCGGAATTGGAAGAATGGCGGAATTGAAACATTCCCTCACGCGCCGACACAGGGCCGTGAGGCATGGTTACATCCATAGACAAACCGGGTGCGGGCGGGCCATGTCAGGACAACGGAACAAGACACGACAGGAACCCGCACCATGGCAAACCTCAAGAAAATCCTTCTGGTCGATGACGAAGATGACCTGCGCGAAGCGCTCAGTGAACAGCTTGTGATGACCGAGGACTTCGATGTGTTCGAGGCGGCCAATGGCGCCCAGGCGATGGAGCGTGCAAAGGAAGGGATCTACGATCTCGTTATCCTCGACGTGGGCCTGCCCGATACCGATGGCCGTGAGCTGTGCCGCCTGATGCGCAAGCAGGGCGTGAAATGCCCGGTTCTGATGCTGACGGGTCATGACAGTGACGCCGACACGATCCTTGGTCTGGATGCCGGGGCCAACGATTATGTCACCAAACCCTTCCGTTTTCCGGTGCTTCTGGCCCGTATCCGCGCGCAACTACGCCAGCATGAGCAGTCTGAGGATGCCGTCTTCCAACTGGGGCCGTACACGTTCAAGCCCGCCATGAAGATGCTGATCACCGAGGACGAGCGGAAGATCCGCCTGACCGAGAAAGAGACCAACATCCTCAAGTTCCTCTACCGTGCCCAGGATGGCGTCGTCGCCCGTGACGTGCTGCTGCATGAGGTTTGGGGCTACAATGCCGGTGTCACGACCCACACGTTGGAGACGCATATTTACCGTCTTCGCCAGAAAATTGAGCCAGATCCGTCCAATGCCCGCCTTCTTGTGACCGAATCTGGTGGGTATCGTCTGGTGGCGTAAGGAATTCCCCCGGTGCCTGGGACCCGAGTTTGTGGGATAAGGCATCACCTCCCTGTTGTACTGGCCCGGACCTCGTGTCCGGGCTTTTTTTTGGATGGGCCTTTCGGCGCGGGTCATTTCGATGGCGGTCCAGGACTTTCATGATGACCCGTGGCGTCTCCCGCGCCGGGATTTTCTTGCGTTGTATCCAGTTTGAGAACATTATAGGAACAAGTTAACTCAAACCTATTGGACCTCCCATGTTAGACGTCGCGCTTTACTTGCCCGGTATCCTCCTTAGCTATGCGGCGTTTCTTCTGGCCATCGCCAGTCCCGGTCCCAACATCCTCGCCGTCATCGGCACGTCGATGGGGGTCAACCGACGCTCGGGCATGGCGCTGGCGATGGGGGTCGCGACGGGGTCCTTCACATGGGCGTTGCTGACGGTGTTCGGCCTGTCGGCGCTGCTGGCGACCTACGCGCAGGCCCTGATTGCGATCAAGATATTCGGCGGGCTGTACCTGTTATGGCTGGCCTATAAGGCGTTCAAATCCGCCATGGCGTCCCATGATATTGAAGCGACGGAACTGGCGGGCGGCAAGCGCTCTCCATGGGGCTATGCGCGGCGCGGATACGTGATCCAGATGACCAACCCCAAAGCGGCGCTGGCATGGATCGCGATTATCTCGCTTGGATTGTCGGACGGCGCGCCCGCATGGGTCGGCGCGGTGATCGTGGTGGGCACCTTCGCGCTGTCGATCGCTATCCATATGCTCTACGCGATCGCGTTCTCCACGCCTGTGATGGTGCGTCTCTACGGGCGGGCGCGCCGTGGGATCCAGGGCGTCTTGGGCACATTCTTTGCCTATGCGGGCCTGCGTCTGTTGACGGACCGCACCTAAGGCAAGCCGCTTTGCCCCTTAGGGCAGGGTTTACCCCGCCGCCCCCTTCGGCAACCGCAATCGCGCCAATCCATAGAGGAAAAGCGCGGCGAACAGCCCCGCGCAGAGCAGGAACACCAGCCGCAGCGCATCTTCGCGGCCCATGGACGGCTCCGCCAGCGCCATGATCCAGCCGCCCGCCAGCGCACCAAGGGGCATCATGCCCCAGCCGAAGAAGCGGTAGATGGAGTTCACCCGGCCCAGAAGCGCGTCGGGGATGACGCGCTGGCGGAACGATACGGTGACGACGTTCCACAGGACCGCCACGAAGGTTTCCAGAAACAGCAGGACCACCGCGACCCAGACCTGAGACGTGAAATACAGGCCCAGAAACGGCAGCGGCATCAACGCCAGCGCCACCCACAGGCTGCGCGATGCGCCGAGGCGCTTGGCGACCCAGGGGCATAGCAACCCGCCCGCGACGCCGCCAGCGGCCCCTGCCGTCAGCAGCATTCCGTGGCCCACCGCGCCCAGGCCAAGAACCTCCTGGCTGAACAGGACGAGAATGGTGAACCCGGCCATATGGGCGGCGTTCAACCCGCCCAGTATCAGCGCCAGTTGCAGGATCACCTTATGCTCGCGGATCCACGTCCAGCCCGCATTCATCTCGGTCCAGAAGCCCCGGCGCGGGACCAATGCGCCGCGCGCGGGGAAGGCAATGGCCCAGACGGCGAAGGCCGCCAGCGCGAAGCCCAACGCTTCAAACAGGAACGGCGCGGGGGCGGCGACCGCGATCAGGAAGCCTGCCAGCGGCGGCCCGATGAACTGACCCATGACCTGTTCTACCGACCAGATCTGGCCGTTGGCTTCTTCCAGCCGGTCCTTGGGCACAACGCTGGGAAGGGCGGTTTGGGCTGCGTTGTCGCGGAAGACTTCTGCGGTGCCCATAAGGAAGGCCAGCGCCGCCAATCCGCCGATCATCCAAGCGACCTGCCCCCCGTCCCTCGGGCCCGCAACGATCAGCGCGACAACCGCCATGGCCAGCGCCATGCGCGCCAGATCCGCGCGCACCATCATCTTCTGCCGATCCGCGCGGTCCGTCCAGACGCCCACGGGCAGGGACCACAGGAACCACGGCAGGCGCGTGGCGAAGGCGACAATCGCTAAAGCGCGCGGGTCAGTGGTGATCAGG from Jannaschia sp. CCS1 includes:
- a CDS encoding DUF3576 domain-containing protein, whose amino-acid sequence is MLKRFANYLGLAVVIGALAACNGLANNREASNETLRRDGLLADPSRETIWDLFGNNDDPSVTVEVNRYLWRASLEILDFMPLEAADPFTGILVFDYATPPGGNRAYRATVYVSDPALEARSLRVALQGRGGSAVSRETARQVEDAILTRARQLRVADGNL
- a CDS encoding porin; the protein is MHTQFGRSALGLSFSSEHKGKTMKKVLFATTALIATAGIAAADGHTGVALSGSAEMGVIGGDNTNTQFWTHVDVTFTLSGETDGGITFGAAVDLDEAGDAIDTADGRDGVAIFISGDFGTLTMGDTDGALDFAMQEVAVNNAGSIADDETAHGGYLGSYGDGAYDGQILRYDYSIADFAFAVSVELDDADVRDVGYALGATYNLSFGGGSATFGAGVQFIDAVNYNPGNTNAFTGQDLDGEYLIYGVSASVSLDNGLAVGIAYTDYQSEEAVADDEYTHIGFGAGYTFDAITVSANYGMWEIDADGAAPDEEITGYGLAAAYDFGGGLSAHLGYNMTETDAPAGADNSTWSLGLAMSF
- a CDS encoding YggS family pyridoxal phosphate-dependent enzyme; the protein is MALSDITTRLAACAETHGRAAADITLIAVSKVQPTERVDAVLTEGHRIFGENRVQEAQGRWPDFQARFDGIDLHLIGPLQTNKARQAVEMFGTIHTVDRPKLAKTLARLAQERGTSPDLFIQVNTGEEPQKAGCLPSEADAFIADARAMDLPLLGLMCIPPVDEEPSLHFALLAKIAKRNGLSGLSMGMSSDFETAIAQGATHIRVGSAIFGERTPV
- a CDS encoding L,D-transpeptidase family protein, coding for MSPEDLVLTPSGLRFWGARLPFTVGRGGVVRDKREGDGGTPVGTHRIVGCLYRADRGPKPCDWAVPIGPNDLWSDDEASDDYNLMVRRPYMGTAERLARGDPLYDIVLITDWNWPEAQPGRGSAIFIHQWRGPGRSTEGCVAVSRRHLRWIVPRINHGTRLIVPDTLAR
- a CDS encoding DUF1330 domain-containing protein, with the translated sequence MAKGHIIAHDMDRIARFGDASAAVIGEYGGSVLVRDRDPELRDGKVTGISVVVAFGDIATARAFYESQSYWNAKAIPEAATNTDLHVVEGV
- the ribA gene encoding GTP cyclohydrolase II, which codes for MSLLPSISDLVARARSDLRVGLPVVLDRDGTGLIVLACETASDARLEALRALGPVTAAITGWRAETLKIRIYDGDIARITMPADAGARWLAELADPACDLSAPMRGPFREDRDGDASLHRIALDLTKSAQLLPAIAGVEVSAWPEGLTILPADLAAQDLAMSAPLSPVAAARLPMALAGAGRLHIFRPDNAGIEHYAIEVGRPDRSRPVLARLHSACFTGDVLGSLKCDCGPQLHAALAEMGRIGEGVLLYLNQEGRGIGLANKMRAYALQDQGFDTVEANHRLGFEDDERDFRIGADLLRRMGFDAVRLMTNNPRKVEMMDAEGIDVAERVPLIIDPNRHNADYLQVKRTKSGHLL
- a CDS encoding response regulator transcription factor, producing the protein MANLKKILLVDDEDDLREALSEQLVMTEDFDVFEAANGAQAMERAKEGIYDLVILDVGLPDTDGRELCRLMRKQGVKCPVLMLTGHDSDADTILGLDAGANDYVTKPFRFPVLLARIRAQLRQHEQSEDAVFQLGPYTFKPAMKMLITEDERKIRLTEKETNILKFLYRAQDGVVARDVLLHEVWGYNAGVTTHTLETHIYRLRQKIEPDPSNARLLVTESGGYRLVA
- a CDS encoding LysE family translocator; translated protein: MLDVALYLPGILLSYAAFLLAIASPGPNILAVIGTSMGVNRRSGMALAMGVATGSFTWALLTVFGLSALLATYAQALIAIKIFGGLYLLWLAYKAFKSAMASHDIEATELAGGKRSPWGYARRGYVIQMTNPKAALAWIAIISLGLSDGAPAWVGAVIVVGTFALSIAIHMLYAIAFSTPVMVRLYGRARRGIQGVLGTFFAYAGLRLLTDRT
- a CDS encoding MFS transporter, encoding MPALIRENRNFRLLMSGAGVSNLSDGIGALAFPWMATLITTDPRALAIVAFATRLPWFLWSLPVGVWTDRADRQKMMVRADLARMALAMAVVALIVAGPRDGGQVAWMIGGLAALAFLMGTAEVFRDNAAQTALPSVVPKDRLEEANGQIWSVEQVMGQFIGPPLAGFLIAVAAPAPFLFEALGFALAAFAVWAIAFPARGALVPRRGFWTEMNAGWTWIREHKVILQLALILGGLNAAHMAGFTILVLFSQEVLGLGAVGHGMLLTAGAAGGVAGGLLCPWVAKRLGASRSLWVALALMPLPFLGLYFTSQVWVAVVLLFLETFVAVLWNVVTVSFRQRVIPDALLGRVNSIYRFFGWGMMPLGALAGGWIMALAEPSMGREDALRLVFLLCAGLFAALFLYGLARLRLPKGAAG